The genomic interval TTTGCTGCGGCGCGCACACTTATCGGCCCGACCAGGAGATACGGGAGTTCCATTATACCGCCAAGTCGGAATATAATGCCCGCGTTTTTATCAGCCCGACTAATCCTGCGGCCGAACGATTCTGCCGCGAATATGGCATCGAGTTTATCCGATCCGATAAAGTCGGCTCCGATGCATCGGATTCCAGCCGGCAAACCATTCCTATTCTGAGCGGTCCGATCGAGGGGCACGAGAAGGTGTTCGAGTCATGAAATCAAACTTTAATTACAATGACATTATCGGCACGGTAAAGATGAGTAACATAATTAAAATAAATGGAGCATGAATGAAAACCAGTCTAATAACTCCCGAGGAGCGGATCAGGGCCTTCAAATCGGCCCGCAAAGCGGAGGTGAGCCGGAGGCAGAAGCTGGATGTCCGTTATCATGTGGAGGATTTCGATGTCAACGACCGCCCGCGGCGTTTTCTGGAGGCCTTTGCGGCCATCCTGAAGCATACCAATTATCGCATGGCGCTGGAGCATTTTATCCGTATGAGCGCCAAATGCTCGCGGTGCGCCGTGACCTGCCAGGTATATCAGGCGACCAATGATTTGAAAGACATCCCGTGTTATCGTTCCGAGCTGCTGTTGAGCGTTTATCGCCGGCATTTTACGGTCGGCGGTTTGATCAAGGGAAGGTTGATGGGCAATGATTATCTGACCGATGAGAAGATCCGGGAGATGGCCGAGAGTTTCTGGAACTGCACGGCTTGTCGAAGATGCTCGATGGAGTGCCCGTCAGGCATCGATCATGGTTTGATAACTCATCTGGGGAGGTTTATTCTCAGCGAGATAGGAATTGCACCGAGAGCTTTGGTAGTAAGCACACGCGAACAGCTTGAAGGTGCGACCGGGAACACGTCGGCCATACCGGTTCCGGCCATGATTGACACTCTGGATTTTCTGGAAGAGGACATGCTCGAAGAAAAAGGAGTGGAGATTAAATTTCCTCGTGATATTGAAGGGGCCGATTATGTCTTTTTCCCGGCGGTCAGCGATTTCCTGATGGAAGCGGAAACCCTGATGGGTATTGCCGCCGTATTCACGGCGACCGGCGACTCCTGGACCACCGGGACCGGTTATTTCGACGGCATCAATTATGGTCTTTTTTATAGCGACCGAATTCTGGAAAGAGTAGTCAAAAAGATTGACTCCGAGACGAGGCGATTGAAAGGCAGGAATGTCCTTATCGGCGAATGCGGTCATGCCTCGCGTTCCGCCAAATATTTTCTGCCGACGTACTGCGGCGGAAAGGACGCTTATCCTGTGATCAATATCATGGAATACACCCATAAAGTTTGGAAAGAGGGGCGGCTTAAATTCGATCCCGATATCGTTACCGAAAAGGTTGCCTATCACGATCCCTGCAATATTGCCCGTCAGCGATGGATTATCGATAAACCGCGCGAATTGCTGAAGGCTTTCTGCAAAAACTACGTGGAGATGACTCCCAGCGGCGAGAATAATATATGCTGCGGGGGAGGCGGCGGGACAGTATCCATCGACGAAATCCGGTCGTACCGGACGATGGTCGGCGGCAAATTAAAGGCGGATCAGATTCGCCGAAGCGAGTGCAAAATACTGGTGGCGCCATGCGCCAATTGCAAAAAGCAGCTTCGGGAACTGGTCGAGGATCAGAAAATCGACTGCGAGGTGGTCGGTTTGCATGATCTGATCTACAAGGCCATCATATTCGATGACAGCCTGAAAGTAAAAAAAGATGAAGTCAAGGACCATGAGATAGTTGAGGAATAAATATGGATTTTCTACTGGAATTCGCAAGGGGGCCTCTATTTCGATTAAGTCTGGCAATAATGCTTCTCGGTCTGGCAAGGATCCTGATTCTTGATCTTTGGGGAGCCTTTGAAGCATATCGCCGGGCAGGGGATAAAACCCTGCCATGGGGAGTCATGATCGGCCGCAGTCTGGAATGGCTGGTTCCATTCAGGCGGGTGTTCAACAATCGGCCGCTATATTCGATTTTTTCGATTCTTTTTCATGTCGGTCTGTTAATCGTTCCTGTTTTTCTTTTTGCCCATATTGATCTCTGGAAGGGAGCGATAGGAATATCATGGCCGACACTGCCGTACAACTGGGCCTATTGGTTGACGGTGACGACCATAATCTGTGCGGTGGCGCTTCTGGCCGGCCGCGCCTTCAGCCGTTCTTCCAGTTATCTCAGCCGCAAGCAGGACTTTATCTGGCCGATTATTTTGCTCATTCCGTTTATCACAGGCTTTGTTTGCGCCCATATTAATATCAACCCGGCGGTTTATCGTCTGTCGATGCTGGTTCATGTTTTCGCGGGTGACCTGATTTTTGTACTTATTCCATTCACCAAAATCGCTCACTGCGTGATCATGCCGCTTTCGCAGTTAATAGCGACCCTGGCCTGGAAATTTCCACCCGAAACGGATGAGAAGATATGTATGACCCTCAACAAGAAGGGAGAGCCGGTATGAGTTACGCGATTCTGACCGATATCACGAAATGCATCGGCTGTCTTGAATGTGTCGCCGCCTGCAAGAAGGTCAACGGGCTGGAAATGGATATTCCGCGTATCTGGCAGAAAAACGACGGTTTGTCCGCCGAAAACTGGACCTCGGTTCTGCAGAAGCCGGACAAGCATTACGTTCGCAAGCAATGCCGCCACTGCCTGGAGCCGGCCTGCGCCTCGGCCTGCCCGGTCGGCGCTCTGCATACCACGACAGAAGGCGCGGTTGTTTATGACGACGATAAATGCCTTGGATGCCGGTACTGCATGATGGCCTGTCCATACGGCATACCTCGCTATGACTGGGATCAAAAAGTTCCTTACGTGCGTAAGTGCATTTTGTGTTATGACAGAATCAAGGATGGCAAAAAACCGGTCTGTACCGAGATATGCCCGACCGGAGCGACTATATTCGGTTTGAGAAACGACCTGATCGAACTGGCACACGCTCGCATCAAAGAAAATCCCGGTAAGTACATCGATAAGGTCTGGGGTGAGCACGAGATTGGGGGAACCTCGGTTCTCTATATCTCGGACATGGATCTTGGATTTCTGGCATATCAGACAAACCTCGGCAATAAGGCGCTTCCGGAAAGAACCGCTCCGGCCATGAAGGCGGTTCCGGCCGCTTTTGTCGGGATGGGCGGGATAATGTACGGCCTTAACTGGATAGTCCGCCGTCGCATGGAACTTCGAAAAAAGGGAGAGACAGATAAGGCGGATTCAAATGAATAGAGTCCAAAATTTGAAACTGGTTCTGTGGATGATCATTGGCTTGGCGGCCGCCGTGGGGGTTACGCGGTTTATTTTCGGCCTTGGAGCTACGACCAATTTGACCGACGCCACTCCCTGGGGTCTCTGGATCGGGTTCGATGTGATGGCCGGCGTCGCCCTGGCCGCGGGGGGATTCGTTATCACCGCCCTGTTCTATATCATGAGGAGGGAAGAGTTCCATTCTTTTGTGAAACCGGCGGTACTGACCGCGTTTTTGGGATATGTTGCCGTCATTGTCGGATTGTTGTTTGACCTGGGATTGCCCTGGAATATCTGGCACATGATTATTTTCTGGAATCCTCATTCACCGCTTTTCGAAGTCGGCTGGTGCGTGATGCTATATACCACCGTGCTGCTTCTTGAATTCAGTCCGGTGCCGCTGGAGGAAGCGAGCCGCTATGCCAGAATCAGGACCTTTCTGCTGAAATTCCGCTTTCCCCTGATCCTGCTGGGAATAATGCTTTCGACCCTTCATCAATCCTCACTGGGTTCGCTTTTTCTGATAATGCCATATAAGCTTTATCCTCTTTGGTATTCGAATATAATGCCGATACAATTTTTCATATCGGCGGTGGCGCTGGGGTTGATGATGGTTGCTTTCGAAAGTCTCTTCTCACATTGGCTCTATCGCAGGAAGACGGAAACTCAGAATATTGCAAAGCTCGGCAAAATAGCCGTATGGGTGCTGCTGATATATCTCGCGGTCAAGCTAATCGACATAATTATATCAGGCGAGTTTTCACTGATTTTCTCCGGAACGTGGGAAGCCAACCTCTTCATAGTAGAGATTCTCATTTCGACAATAATACCGATAGTCATATTTTCTTTCAGGAACCTTCGCGACAAATCCGAATGGCAATGGGTCGGCGCTGTTTCGGTCGTTTTTGGCATGGTTTTTAACCGGATAAATGTCGGCGGTTTGACCATGCTTCGCGCGACGGGTGATGTCTATATTCCGTCGTGGATGGAAGTTTCAATCAGTCTTGGTGTTGTCTCGGCGGCTGTTCTGGCGTTCCTGTTTGCCATAGAAAAATTCCATGTCTGGGAGGATCGGCCGAAGCATCCGGAGACGGATCAATATGCCCTGCCTCAATTCGATCGCGCCTCGGAAGTCTGGCTGGGGCCGTCATCGGCGGCGGCACGAACCAAATATTCCCTGGCTTTCATAATATGTTTTGCGATTGCGTTTGCCTTCATTCCGGAACAGAAAATACGCAGTGAGGGAATCGAGCAAGTCCTCGTGCAAAGATCACGCGGCGGTGATAAGATATTTATCGATGGCAACCGCGACGATTACGGTGTTCTATTTGACCATGCCAGGCATGTCAAGGACAATGGAAAAGAGAATTCCTGCCTTTTATGTCATCATATGAATATGCCGCTTGACAGCAACAGCGGCTGCTGGGAGTGCCATCGGGACATGTACTCAAGGACCGATGTTTTTGATCATGACTGGCACGCCTCCGCCTCAGGCGGCAGACTGAGATGCAATGACTGCCACTCCTCCGGTGTTCAAAGAAACGGCGAAGCCGTGAAAAAATGCGAGGATTGTCATGCGGATCTGATTTTGCAGAACTCGCCGATCGTTGTCAAGAGTCTCGAGGCGGTTTCATATACTGACGCCATGCATGACCTGTGCGTCACCTGTCACCGAAAGAAGGCGGTGGAAATTGCAGATAAGAAGGACCTGGCGCTGTGTTCAACGTGTCATCAATCGGCACCACCTGATTATTTGCAGCGGCTGTTGAAATTCAAAAATCCCGGCCCGTCGTACAATCATGTTGTTTTGCCGGGGCTGGAAAAAGTTCAGCCGGAAAAGGTGCAATAAAAACATGGGTAATAAAATCATGATAATTGATGATGAGCAGGATGTGCTCGATTATTTGACAACTGTCCTGCAGGCCAATGGCTATGAAGCCATGAAATGTAAAACTGCCGATCAGGGCATGGAAATGGCCCGGAAAAACCGTCCGGATTTGATATGCCTGGATATCATGATGCCGAAAGAAACGGGGATTTCATTTTACGCCAAACTCAAGAAGACGGCCGAATTCAAAAATGTTCCGGTGGTGATTATCAGCGGGGCCATTCAGCGCGGGGAATTCGATTTCAGGTCCTATGTCGATGATGATACCATCGAAGAGCCGGAGTATTATGTCGAGAAACCGATAGTGGTCGATGAATTCCTGAACCTGGTGGCGAGCCTGCTGTCGGGACAAAAAACGGCGCGTGACAGGTGAGACGATCATGAGTGTGAAAGCTGCCAAAGATAAAAATGTATCGAAGTCATGGTTTGTGAATCGGTTTTTCCATCTGGTTCCATTCAATGTGGCCATTATTGATAAAGACTACAATATTGTCGAGGCCAATGACAATTTCCATGATTATTTCGGTGAATGGGAAGGGCGAAAGTGCTACACGGTTTACAAGAAACAGAACAAACCATGTTCGGTATGCCCGCACAAACATATCTTCGAGGATGGCCGGCCGCGGGTTGTCGATACGGTCGTGATCGATCGCGACGGCCGCAAGGCGCATAATGTGGTACAGAGTATGCCCATGCGAAAGGGATCGGGCAACCCCATTGACTATATTGTCGAGATGTCGTCGGTCGTGACCGAGACTACCCGTCAGCAGCAGGAATTTAATATTCTCTTCGATCGGGTTCCATGTTATGTCGCTGTGATAGACGAGAATTATCGAATTGTCCGGGCCAATGAGAGCTTTCGTGAAAATTTCGGCGATGTTATGGGGCGGTATTGCTTTGAAGTTTACAAACGGCGCCGCAGCCGATGTCATAATTGTCCGGCGGCAAAAACATTTCGGGACGGCAGGATTCACCATTCGAACCAAAGCGGCCTTGGTAAGAGGGGTCAGAAGATTGATTATATCGTGTCGACGTCGCCGCTGCGACGCGGCGGCGGACGAGTCGCTCATGTCATCGAAATATCGAATGATGTTACCAAAGTCAAAAGACTCGAGAGGGATATTCTCGATGCCGAGAGGCTGGCGGCTGTCGGGCAGACTGTCGCCGGTCTGGCGCACAGTATCAAAAATATTCTGATGGGCCTTGAAGGCGGAAAATATATGATCAGCCTGGGGCTGCAAAAGGGCGATCGGGCCATGATCGACCGCGGCAGTGAGATGCTCGATAGAAATTTCAATAAGACCACGACCCTGGTAAAAGATTTCCTCAGTTTTTCCAAGGGGCGGCTGCCAAACTTGAAGATGGTGGACCCGAACGAGCTGGTTATGGAAATTGTCGATTTGTATAAGGATATCGCGGCACAGTCGGGAATCGAACTGAAAGCCGATCTTAAGACGAGTACAAAAAAAGCGCCGCTTGATCCTGACGGTATCCATACCTGTCTGACGAATCTTGTTTCAAATGCCATCGATGCCTGCCTGATGGGGGAGCAAAAAGGTTCCGAAGTGGTGATATCGGTCAGGGATGAGAAGGGGAAACTTGTTTTCGGAGTGATGGATAACGGGGCCGGGATGGATTATGAAATAAAGAGAAAGATATTTACGACTTTCTTTACCACCAAGGGCGGGGGAGGGACCGGTCTCGGGCTTTTGACAAGCCGCAAGATTGTCCAGGAACATGGCGGCAAAATCGTGGTCGAGTCGCAGAAAAACAGGGGTTCCCGATTCCGCATGGAATTTCCCCGTACCCGGCTCACCGCTTTGAATAAAGAAAATTAAATATTTTTTATAAGGAGTCATAGATGACCGAACCAGCAGAAAAAACGATTCTGGTCGTTGATGATGAAGAGGATGTCAGGAATTTTCTTGAATTGGCCCTGATCGAGGCCGGGTTCAGGGTGATTACGGCGGCCGACGGTATTGAGGCGCTGGAGACCGTCAGGAAAAAAACTCCTGATCTTATCTCTCTGGACCTGGTGATGCCGAAAAAATCAGGGGCTAAATTTTACCGGGAGCTTACCAAAAACAAACAGTGGGCCAAAATACCGATCATCATCGTAACCGGTCATGCCCGCGACGAGCTCGGCAAAGCCGACCTGAAAGAACTTACCATGTCCGGCCCGGGGATATTTATCGAGAAACCGGTCAGGCCGGATCGCTATGTGGCGGCGGTGAAGAATAAACTGGGACTGGCCGTCACGGATGAAGAGAAGGAGCAGGCTGAACTTGTCGAACTGCAGAACGAGCTTAAGGATGTTATCGATAATGCGGATACCGAAACCCTGAAAAGCCTGAAAGACATTCTTGATCTAAAGATGAAAACCAGGAATTAACGGATTTGTCAACATGACAGACAGGAGAATATGGCATCATGCAAAATAATAAAACAATTTTGATCGTCGAAGATGAAGCCGATCTGGTCGAGGTGCTGACCGTTTTCTTCAAAGAAAACGGGTATAAAACCATCGCCGCCTTCGACGGGCACGAAGGGTTTCAGAAGGCGGAGTCAGAGCGGCCCGACCTGATCACACTGGACATATCGATGCCGGGTGAATCGGGGATAAAAATGTATCGTAATCTGATACATTCGGATAAAACGAAAGACATTCCGGTGATCATCCTGACCGGGGCGCCCTCCGAGTTAAAGACTTTTATTGCCCGGATGAAATCGTTTCCGGACCCGGCCGGGTATCTCGAGAAACCGGTCGATCGCGACGCGCTGCTGACCACAGTTCGGGGTTTGATCGGCTGACTGATCCTGACTCGTTTGAGTTGAACCTCCGATTGAGCGCAAAAAAAAACCGCCGTAACCGGCGGTTTTTTTTTTGCTCCCCCGGCAAGACTCGAACTTGCGACCCGGTGATTAACAGTCACCTGCTCTACCAACTGAGCTACAGGGGAGTATAAACTTACTACTTTATCTAAATTCTATATTATCTATGTCTTTATTATCAATATCTAAATCAGCAGTTCCTAAATTATTAATATCGATATTATTAATGTCTATTCTCTCAATCGGTTATCTTCTTGTATCGTCAAATCAGGCCCAAAGGCCAATCTTTTTCAATAAATCAAATCCTGCAGAAAACCAACTTTCTTAACTTGTCAAATCTATCAGTCCGCCAAAACCACCGAATAAACAAATACTCAAGTGAGTTTCCATCATTTATACGGCCGGCAATCCGCTCAAGATCGCCTATAATCTGCTTTAACAGGCAGTTATTATAATCTTTTTTCCGCCTTTGTCAAGCCGAAATAATCAAAATTCGGCCGCATAAATCCCGTTTCCGGCATATTTGGAAAAACAGAAAATAAATCTAACCCCTTGATATTTGTCGCGTATAGCTCTACATTAAACTCCCGAACACCAACGGCAGGGATGCTTGAATGAGTTGCAAACTTAAACAACCGGCCTTAATATTTCTGGTTCTTTTTCTGGGATTGTCTTCCGCTTATGGATTTGGCCATCCGGCGCATCCTGACGGCCGTGTGGGGCGCCCCGGCGGCTGGCTGTCGGCGGGGTATGCTTCGATTTTTGTCGAAAGGGGGATTCCCGGTTTTGACAAGACCAGATTCTCAGGGGGGCTTATTTTTCCCGTCATAAAAAATCTGACCATAGAGTCTTCCTATATGCTCGAAAGCGAAGACACCCTGTATCATATTTACACGGTCGGTTTTCGCGGTTATTCCGGAAACCCGATCAAGCCGAATTCCGGGATCAACCCGGACGGACGGATCGGTATTCCATTTATTCAGGTGACTCTTATTGGGAAAATGCCCGACGTTTCTCCGGAGAAACATCGGTACCGGGTGGAGATGGCCGCGCTTATGCCGATTTCGGGCCGCTTTACTCTCGGGGGCGGCTGGAATTATTATGAGAAAGACCACCCGCGTATTGTCGATGAGTTTATCGGAAAACTCAACTATTTTCCGAAGAGTTATGTTGCCGGGAGTGAATATGAAAGCCCCGATGGTGTCGAGGGTTACCCGTCATTTTTCCTTTCCGGGGGCGGATCCCAATATGGTTTTTTCGGCCAGCTTGACATCGCCGTTCCGGTCAGGCCCAATTTAACCCTGACCCTGCTGATTCGCGGGGAGAGGGTGGCTTCACCTTATGTCCGGACCGCCATTTTGAGCGGCCGGATAAGTTTTTATCCCGGTAATTAATCCCTCGCACCGATCCGATTTCTTCATCCTTTTTTTGCCGCTCGCTCAAATCAGGTTTTAAAGATTTTGGAACCTCGGCCAATTAGACAGGTAAAATTGGTACAAAATGACAGGAAAGCAAAACAGTTATTGCTTTCGAAAGGAGTTGTGATTGTTATGGACAGAAAGAGATTTGCACTGGTAATTGCTCTTACTGTCGCTGTTCTAACCTTATCCGCCGCCGCCTGGGCCGGGCCGAATAACGACGCCTGGATGGGAATCTATACCCAGACGGTTGATCCTGATTTGAAAGAAGCCTTCAACCTCGACAGCGATCATGGTGTCGTGGTCAAAATGGTTGTTCCCGATTCGCCGGCCGACCGCGCCGGGCTGAAACAGGGTGATATTATCCTGATGCTGGACGATCAGAAGCTTGTTGATGCCGATGATCTTGTGGTCTATGTTCAGAACCGCCGGCCGGGCGACAAAGTGAATGTGGAAGTCAACCGCCAAGGTGTGGCGAAGACAATTGAAGTCCAGCTTGGCCAACGAGATAATTATAGTGATGACCGTGATTATCTGTTCAACAGCCCAAATCCGGCCCCCCACTCATTCTCCAGGACTTACAAATTCTATGATTCCAAATATGCCGACAGCTATATCGGGGTGACGCTTCAGAGCCTTAATGCGCAGCTTGGCGAATATTTCGGTGTTGCAGACGGCAAAGGGGCACTGATTACCGAGGTTATGCCCGATTCCCCGGCCGGAAAAGCGGGGCTCAAGGCGGGTGATGTGGTGGTTGCCGTTGACGGCGGCGCCATCGGTGATCCTTCGGATGTCCAGAAGGCCGTGACGGCCAAAAACGAAGGGGACAAAATAGAAGTCAAAGTAATCCGCGACCGCGGCGAAAAGCAGTTCGCCTTCGAGGTCGAGAAATCCCCGGATACTTTTCAACCCTTCGGTAATTTCTGGGTTCCGGATAATGATGAAGATATGATTTTCCTGCCACGGATGAAGGGGCTTTTCCAGGGTGATTTCGATCAGGGAATTCCCGATATGAAGGAGCTTCAGGAGCAGATGAAGCAGCTTCAGGAAGAGCTCAAAAAGATGCAGGACAATATGAACGAAATGCAGAAAAAACATGAATAAAAACTCTCTCTTGCTGTTATGATTCTTTTGCTGTAATCCGTATTTCCTGACCCTCCGGAAACGATCCCGGAGGGTTTTTTTATTGCGCATAACCTCCGCGTAGATTATTATTGGTCAAATCGATTCAAAAGAGGTTGTCCTATGCCGGAATTGACTGTCGAGAAATTTTACAAAGAGCGTAAAGACTTTTTCGACCTGACTCTTCTCAACAGCGAGATCGGGTTGAAAAAGAGAATCATGAACGCCGAAACGCATCGGCCGGGGCTGGCGCTGGCCGGTTTTATGGATCGATTTCCCAATCAGCGGACCCAGGTGCTGGGCGAGACTGAGATGACCTATATCAATCAGCTCAGTCCCGAAGGATTGATCGACACCTGCGAGCTTATTTTCGGCAAC from candidate division Zixibacteria bacterium HGW-Zixibacteria-1 carries:
- a CDS encoding (Fe-S)-binding protein is translated as MKTSLITPEERIRAFKSARKAEVSRRQKLDVRYHVEDFDVNDRPRRFLEAFAAILKHTNYRMALEHFIRMSAKCSRCAVTCQVYQATNDLKDIPCYRSELLLSVYRRHFTVGGLIKGRLMGNDYLTDEKIREMAESFWNCTACRRCSMECPSGIDHGLITHLGRFILSEIGIAPRALVVSTREQLEGATGNTSAIPVPAMIDTLDFLEEDMLEEKGVEIKFPRDIEGADYVFFPAVSDFLMEAETLMGIAAVFTATGDSWTTGTGYFDGINYGLFYSDRILERVVKKIDSETRRLKGRNVLIGECGHASRSAKYFLPTYCGGKDAYPVINIMEYTHKVWKEGRLKFDPDIVTEKVAYHDPCNIARQRWIIDKPRELLKAFCKNYVEMTPSGENNICCGGGGGTVSIDEIRSYRTMVGGKLKADQIRRSECKILVAPCANCKKQLRELVEDQKIDCEVVGLHDLIYKAIIFDDSLKVKKDEVKDHEIVEE
- a CDS encoding response regulator yields the protein MQNNKTILIVEDEADLVEVLTVFFKENGYKTIAAFDGHEGFQKAESERPDLITLDISMPGESGIKMYRNLIHSDKTKDIPVIILTGAPSELKTFIARMKSFPDPAGYLEKPVDRDALLTTVRGLIG
- a CDS encoding response regulator; the protein is MLFCRGWKKFSRKRCNKNMGNKIMIIDDEQDVLDYLTTVLQANGYEAMKCKTADQGMEMARKNRPDLICLDIMMPKETGISFYAKLKKTAEFKNVPVVIISGAIQRGEFDFRSYVDDDTIEEPEYYVEKPIVVDEFLNLVASLLSGQKTARDR
- a CDS encoding 4Fe-4S ferredoxin codes for the protein MYDPQQEGRAGMSYAILTDITKCIGCLECVAACKKVNGLEMDIPRIWQKNDGLSAENWTSVLQKPDKHYVRKQCRHCLEPACASACPVGALHTTTEGAVVYDDDKCLGCRYCMMACPYGIPRYDWDQKVPYVRKCILCYDRIKDGKKPVCTEICPTGATIFGLRNDLIELAHARIKENPGKYIDKVWGEHEIGGTSVLYISDMDLGFLAYQTNLGNKALPERTAPAMKAVPAAFVGMGGIMYGLNWIVRRRMELRKKGETDKADSNE
- a CDS encoding Ni/Fe-hydrogenase cytochrome b subunit, whose translation is MNRVQNLKLVLWMIIGLAAAVGVTRFIFGLGATTNLTDATPWGLWIGFDVMAGVALAAGGFVITALFYIMRREEFHSFVKPAVLTAFLGYVAVIVGLLFDLGLPWNIWHMIIFWNPHSPLFEVGWCVMLYTTVLLLEFSPVPLEEASRYARIRTFLLKFRFPLILLGIMLSTLHQSSLGSLFLIMPYKLYPLWYSNIMPIQFFISAVALGLMMVAFESLFSHWLYRRKTETQNIAKLGKIAVWVLLIYLAVKLIDIIISGEFSLIFSGTWEANLFIVEILISTIIPIVIFSFRNLRDKSEWQWVGAVSVVFGMVFNRINVGGLTMLRATGDVYIPSWMEVSISLGVVSAAVLAFLFAIEKFHVWEDRPKHPETDQYALPQFDRASEVWLGPSSAAARTKYSLAFIICFAIAFAFIPEQKIRSEGIEQVLVQRSRGGDKIFIDGNRDDYGVLFDHARHVKDNGKENSCLLCHHMNMPLDSNSGCWECHRDMYSRTDVFDHDWHASASGGRLRCNDCHSSGVQRNGEAVKKCEDCHADLILQNSPIVVKSLEAVSYTDAMHDLCVTCHRKKAVEIADKKDLALCSTCHQSAPPDYLQRLLKFKNPGPSYNHVVLPGLEKVQPEKVQ